One part of the Cryptosporangium minutisporangium genome encodes these proteins:
- a CDS encoding SDR family oxidoreductase: MSQPPQQQEVPGTQSEMTPRPDCGETSYRGSGRLVGKAAIITGADSGIGRAVAIAYAREGADVLISYLNEHGDAEETAKYVEEAGRKAVLMPGDVSQPQHCRDIVAKALQEFGAVDILVSNAAYQMTRESLEEIPDEEWDYTLATNLSAFFHLAKAAVPHMKPGASIIGSSSVNSDMPKPTLAPYAATKAAIANFCASLAQMLGEKGIRVNSVAPGPIWTPLIPATMPPEKVAEFGENTPLGRAGQPVELAPVYVLLASDEGSYISGARVAVTGGRPIL; this comes from the coding sequence ATGAGCCAGCCACCGCAGCAGCAGGAAGTCCCCGGCACCCAGTCGGAGATGACACCCCGCCCGGACTGCGGGGAGACCAGCTACCGAGGTTCGGGCCGCTTGGTAGGCAAGGCCGCGATCATCACCGGTGCGGACAGCGGGATCGGCCGTGCGGTCGCGATCGCGTACGCGCGCGAAGGGGCCGACGTCCTCATCTCGTACTTGAACGAGCACGGCGACGCCGAGGAGACCGCGAAGTACGTCGAAGAGGCCGGCCGCAAGGCGGTGCTGATGCCCGGCGACGTGTCGCAGCCGCAGCACTGCCGGGACATCGTCGCCAAGGCCCTGCAGGAGTTCGGCGCCGTCGACATCCTGGTGAGCAACGCCGCGTACCAGATGACCCGCGAGTCGCTGGAGGAGATCCCGGACGAGGAGTGGGACTACACGCTGGCGACGAACCTGTCCGCGTTCTTCCACCTCGCCAAGGCCGCGGTGCCGCACATGAAGCCGGGTGCGTCGATCATCGGCAGCTCCTCGGTGAACTCCGACATGCCGAAGCCGACGCTCGCTCCGTACGCGGCGACGAAGGCCGCGATCGCGAACTTCTGCGCGAGCCTGGCCCAGATGCTCGGCGAGAAGGGCATCCGCGTGAACAGCGTCGCGCCCGGGCCGATCTGGACGCCGCTGATCCCGGCGACGATGCCGCCGGAGAAGGTGGCGGAGTTCGGGGAGAACACGCCGCTGGGACGGGCGGGGCAGCCGGTCGAGTTGGCGCCGGTGTACGTGCTGCTCGCGTCCGACGAGGGCAGCTACATCTCCGGCGCGCGCGTCGCCGTCACCGGCGGACGCCCCATCCTCTGA
- the sigK gene encoding ECF RNA polymerase sigma factor SigK, whose amino-acid sequence MDRWRRARATAPPPDRDDTVRADALGLLLTEVARGNDDAFARLYDEVSPRVYGLVLRVVRDPSQAEEVTQEVLVEVWRTATRFDPARGTASGWILTLAHRRAVDRVRTAQAATDRERRASVPEAPAYDVVADEVAGRLEHQQVRRCLAGLTDLQREAITLAYYGGRTYREVAAALDLALPTVKTRMRDGLIRLRDCLGVGA is encoded by the coding sequence ATGGACCGCTGGAGACGAGCCCGCGCCACCGCGCCCCCACCCGACCGGGACGACACCGTGCGCGCCGACGCGCTGGGCCTCCTGCTCACCGAGGTGGCTCGCGGCAACGACGACGCGTTCGCGCGGCTCTACGACGAGGTGTCGCCACGGGTCTACGGGCTGGTGCTGCGAGTGGTCCGCGATCCGTCCCAGGCCGAGGAGGTCACCCAGGAGGTCCTCGTCGAGGTCTGGCGCACCGCCACCCGGTTCGATCCGGCGCGCGGTACGGCGTCCGGATGGATTTTGACGTTGGCGCATCGGCGGGCGGTCGACCGGGTCCGTACCGCACAGGCGGCGACCGACCGGGAGCGGCGGGCGTCGGTGCCGGAGGCACCGGCGTACGACGTGGTGGCCGACGAGGTCGCCGGACGGCTGGAGCACCAGCAGGTGCGGCGTTGCTTAGCCGGGCTGACGGACCTCCAGCGGGAGGCGATCACGTTGGCGTACTACGGGGGACGGACCTACCGCGAGGTGGCCGCCGCGCTCGACCTCGCGTTGCCGACCGTGAAGACCCGTATGCGGGACGGCCTGATCCGACTGCGTGACTGCCTGGGAGTAGGCGCATGA
- a CDS encoding xanthine dehydrogenase family protein molybdopterin-binding subunit has product MTTAPTRPGSIGTPVARIEGPLKVTGAARYAVEYPMENVAYAWVVQSPVARGVLTAIDTPDDDDVLATLWHGNAPKLRRSDDPELQVLQSSRISYRGQVVALVVAETLEAARRGAQSVRLSITEEEHDAELTADHPGLYTPEKLNTGDPADTSQGDVEAALAAAAASVDVTYSTTALHPNPMEPHATTAFWVGDDLVLYDSNQGPSAIAKQVARVFGLDVGQVHVVTEHVGGGFGSKGSTRPNTILAAMAAQVVDIPVRLALPRQALFSMVGHRTPTIQRVRLGATADGVLTAIAHDVVEQTSTLYEYAEQPAVVTRHMYAAPNRRTSHRLTRLDMPTPRWMRAPGEAPGMLALECAIDELAATLEIDPIELRVRNEPDVEPEDGTPFSSRQYLECLRLGAERFGWGGRDPRPRQRREGNWWIGTGVAGAAYPSMVLPSTASATMDATGAVTVDVAAVDIGTGARTILHQVAADALGVALERVTVRIGDSALPKASIAGGSSGAASWGWAVDGACRALREQLSRLTGPVPAEGLTATFDATPQVKARENAGKHAFGAHFAEVRVDADTGEVRVSRLFGAYAVGRVLNPRTARSQFIGAMTMGMGMALHEESVLDPSTGDWVNHDLAEYHVPVHADVEWIDAAWIDEDDPAVNPLGVKGIGEIGIVGSPAAIVNAIHHATGVRVRDLPVRLDKLLTDPAF; this is encoded by the coding sequence ATGACGACGGCCCCCACCCGCCCCGGCTCGATCGGGACACCGGTCGCGCGGATCGAGGGTCCGCTCAAGGTCACCGGCGCCGCCCGCTACGCGGTCGAGTACCCGATGGAGAACGTCGCCTACGCGTGGGTGGTGCAGTCGCCGGTGGCGCGGGGCGTCCTCACCGCGATCGACACCCCGGACGACGACGACGTCCTGGCCACGCTCTGGCACGGCAACGCGCCGAAACTGCGCCGGAGCGACGACCCCGAGCTGCAGGTACTCCAGTCGTCGCGGATCAGCTACCGGGGGCAAGTGGTCGCGCTGGTCGTCGCCGAAACGCTGGAAGCCGCACGACGCGGCGCGCAGAGCGTCCGACTGAGCATTACCGAAGAGGAGCACGACGCCGAGCTCACCGCGGACCATCCGGGCCTCTACACGCCGGAGAAGCTCAACACGGGAGACCCGGCGGACACGTCGCAGGGCGACGTGGAGGCCGCGCTCGCCGCCGCGGCGGCGAGCGTGGACGTCACGTACTCGACGACGGCGCTGCACCCGAACCCGATGGAGCCGCACGCGACGACCGCGTTCTGGGTGGGCGACGACCTGGTTCTCTACGACTCGAACCAGGGTCCGTCCGCGATCGCGAAGCAGGTGGCGCGGGTCTTCGGTCTGGACGTCGGCCAGGTGCACGTGGTCACCGAACACGTCGGCGGCGGGTTCGGATCGAAGGGCAGTACCCGCCCCAACACGATCCTGGCTGCGATGGCTGCCCAGGTCGTCGACATCCCGGTGCGGCTCGCGCTCCCCCGGCAGGCGCTGTTCTCGATGGTCGGACACCGCACTCCGACGATCCAGCGGGTCCGGCTCGGCGCGACCGCCGACGGTGTACTGACCGCGATCGCCCACGACGTGGTCGAGCAGACGTCGACGCTGTACGAGTACGCCGAGCAGCCGGCGGTAGTCACCCGGCACATGTACGCAGCCCCGAACCGCCGCACGTCGCACCGGCTGACCCGGCTGGACATGCCGACGCCGCGCTGGATGCGGGCGCCGGGCGAGGCGCCGGGGATGCTGGCGCTGGAGTGCGCGATCGACGAGCTCGCGGCGACGCTGGAGATCGACCCGATCGAGCTGCGGGTGCGGAACGAGCCGGACGTCGAGCCGGAGGACGGCACGCCGTTCAGCAGTCGGCAGTACCTGGAGTGTCTCCGCCTCGGCGCCGAGCGGTTCGGCTGGGGTGGCCGCGATCCCCGGCCCCGGCAGCGTCGGGAGGGCAACTGGTGGATCGGTACCGGCGTCGCGGGCGCGGCGTACCCGTCGATGGTGCTGCCCTCGACGGCGTCCGCGACGATGGACGCCACCGGAGCCGTCACCGTCGACGTCGCGGCCGTCGACATCGGAACCGGGGCACGCACGATCCTGCACCAGGTCGCGGCGGACGCCCTGGGCGTCGCGCTCGAGCGGGTCACGGTCCGGATCGGCGACAGCGCGCTGCCGAAGGCGTCGATCGCCGGTGGGTCGTCCGGGGCCGCGTCGTGGGGCTGGGCCGTCGACGGAGCATGCCGGGCACTGCGGGAGCAGCTGTCCCGGCTGACCGGGCCGGTGCCTGCCGAGGGGCTGACCGCGACGTTCGACGCCACGCCCCAGGTGAAGGCACGGGAGAACGCCGGGAAACACGCGTTCGGCGCGCACTTCGCCGAGGTACGGGTGGACGCCGACACCGGCGAGGTGCGGGTCTCCCGGCTGTTCGGGGCCTACGCCGTCGGCCGGGTGCTCAACCCGCGCACGGCCCGGAGCCAGTTCATCGGCGCCATGACGATGGGGATGGGCATGGCGCTGCACGAGGAGAGCGTGCTCGACCCGTCCACCGGCGACTGGGTCAACCACGACCTGGCCGAGTACCACGTGCCGGTGCACGCCGACGTCGAGTGGATCGACGCGGCGTGGATCGACGAGGACGACCCGGCCGTCAACCCGTTGGGTGTGAAGGGCATCGGGGAGATCGGGATCGTCGGGTCGCCGGCCGCGATCGTCAACGCGATCCATCACGCGACGGGTGTGCGCGTGCGCGACCTCCCGGTGCGGTTGGACAAGCTCCTGACCGACCCGGCGTTCTGA
- a CDS encoding MarR family transcriptional regulator encodes MAPPKPTVTALDLVLELTVLLNQDMTRSLARDHLTEPRAHLLWVLGQQGPSTQRSLAEALNVSARNITGLVDGLVATGFVTRAPHPDDRRATLVTVTEHGAAIVDAFQQGQHELADQLFGPMPAEELALFLTSLSGVLERLRALVADAEPTATASPDEGGRP; translated from the coding sequence ATGGCGCCCCCGAAACCGACCGTCACGGCGCTCGACCTCGTGCTGGAACTCACCGTTCTGCTGAACCAGGACATGACGCGGAGCCTCGCGCGTGACCACCTGACCGAGCCCCGCGCGCACCTCCTGTGGGTCCTCGGACAGCAGGGGCCCAGCACGCAGCGCAGCCTGGCCGAGGCGCTGAACGTCAGCGCCCGGAACATCACCGGGCTGGTCGACGGGCTGGTCGCCACCGGGTTCGTGACGCGCGCACCGCACCCAGACGACCGGCGCGCCACGCTCGTCACGGTCACCGAGCACGGCGCCGCGATCGTCGACGCGTTCCAGCAGGGACAGCACGAGCTCGCCGATCAGCTGTTCGGCCCCATGCCGGCGGAGGAGTTGGCGCTGTTCCTGACGAGCCTGTCCGGCGTGCTCGAACGACTCCGCGCACTCGTGGCCGACGCCGAACCCACCGCCACGGCTTCTCCCGACGAAGGAGGACGTCCATGA
- a CDS encoding SDR family NAD(P)-dependent oxidoreductase: MPKIALITGANRGLGRNTALQLAEDGVDLILTYRSNAAEAQDVVDAATKLGRTAVALRLDVGAVETHADFVTEVRAALAERWGRDMFDHLVNNAGVGLYGSFAETPLETFDALLNVHFRGVFFLTQALAPLIADGGRIVNLSTGLTRFTRPGYAAYASMKGAVEVLTHYLAQELGPRGITVNVVAPGAIATDFAGGMVRDTPALRDRLGSETALGRVGEPDDVGGVVAAVLSDRYGYVTNQRIEASGGTLI; encoded by the coding sequence ATGCCAAAAATCGCCCTCATCACCGGCGCCAACCGTGGCCTCGGACGGAACACCGCACTCCAACTCGCCGAGGACGGCGTCGACCTGATCCTCACGTACCGGTCGAACGCCGCGGAAGCACAGGACGTCGTCGACGCCGCGACGAAGCTCGGCCGCACCGCCGTGGCGCTCCGGCTCGACGTCGGCGCGGTGGAGACGCACGCCGACTTCGTCACCGAGGTCCGCGCGGCGCTGGCCGAGCGCTGGGGACGCGACATGTTCGACCACCTGGTCAACAACGCCGGCGTCGGCCTCTACGGCTCGTTCGCCGAGACGCCGCTGGAAACGTTCGACGCGCTGCTGAACGTCCACTTCCGAGGAGTGTTCTTCCTGACCCAGGCGCTCGCGCCGCTGATCGCCGACGGCGGGCGGATCGTCAACCTCTCGACCGGGCTCACCCGGTTCACCCGCCCGGGTTACGCGGCTTACGCGTCGATGAAGGGCGCCGTGGAGGTGCTGACGCACTACCTGGCGCAGGAGCTCGGGCCGCGCGGGATCACGGTGAACGTCGTCGCGCCGGGTGCGATCGCGACCGACTTCGCCGGCGGGATGGTTCGGGACACTCCCGCGCTCCGTGACCGTCTCGGGAGCGAGACCGCGCTGGGCCGGGTCGGCGAGCCCGACGACGTCGGCGGGGTCGTCGCCGCGGTGCTCAGCGACCGCTACGGGTACGTGACCAACCAGCGCATCGAGGCGTCCGGCGGCACGCTGATCTGA
- a CDS encoding MarR family winged helix-turn-helix transcriptional regulator, which translates to MERDLVDGISETWQRELPGVVGDELALAKRAARVSGLFAERVDAELARLGLTKAEYEILAVLRASGEPYRLRPSDLSQRLMLSSGGTSNLLRRLTAAELIERAPDPGDGRSSWVALTPHGVKTAEEALKAATAAQDALLRAVPPDVTRNAIDALRALLIALGDSP; encoded by the coding sequence GTGGAGCGCGATCTGGTCGACGGCATCAGCGAGACGTGGCAGCGGGAGCTGCCGGGCGTCGTCGGCGACGAGTTGGCGCTGGCCAAGCGGGCCGCGCGGGTGTCCGGCCTGTTCGCCGAGCGGGTCGACGCCGAGCTGGCGCGACTGGGCCTCACCAAGGCGGAGTACGAGATCCTCGCGGTGCTCCGCGCGTCCGGAGAGCCGTATCGGCTACGCCCGTCCGATCTCTCCCAGCGGCTGATGCTGTCCTCCGGCGGAACCAGCAACCTGCTGCGTCGCCTCACCGCAGCGGAGCTGATCGAACGCGCGCCGGACCCGGGGGACGGGCGGAGTTCCTGGGTCGCGCTGACACCGCACGGGGTGAAGACCGCGGAAGAAGCCCTGAAAGCGGCGACCGCCGCGCAGGACGCGTTGCTCCGCGCCGTCCCCCCGGACGTCACCCGAAATGCGATCGACGCCCTGCGCGCCCTCCTGATCGCGCTCGGCGACTCGCCCTGA
- a CDS encoding anti-sigma factor: MNDHLDLLNGAYALDALDDVERAAVERHLRTCTSCAVEVAEFGEAAARLGAAAAVAPPPDLRARVLAEARATRQGPARMRKPPPRPRRLAVAAAAVAVLAGTAGTTWWVQENRVTDERARVVAAEQESARMRAVLAAPDATLKTSENSRGGRFAAVYSAAEGAAVLSFDGLGDVPSGKTYQLWRIVGGIPRSLAVLPPDARGGTRVVGDLEPADELAVSVEDEGGAPQPTDVYATVALN, translated from the coding sequence ATGAACGACCACCTGGACCTGCTGAACGGCGCCTACGCACTCGACGCTCTGGACGACGTCGAGCGCGCGGCGGTCGAGCGGCACCTGCGCACCTGCACGTCGTGTGCGGTCGAGGTGGCCGAGTTCGGCGAGGCCGCGGCCCGGCTCGGTGCGGCCGCGGCGGTGGCGCCACCGCCCGACCTACGCGCCCGGGTGCTCGCGGAGGCCAGAGCCACCAGGCAGGGCCCGGCCCGGATGCGGAAGCCGCCGCCGCGACCGCGTCGACTGGCGGTGGCGGCCGCCGCGGTGGCGGTGCTGGCCGGGACCGCCGGGACGACGTGGTGGGTCCAGGAGAACCGGGTCACCGACGAGCGAGCCCGGGTCGTCGCGGCCGAGCAGGAATCAGCCCGGATGCGGGCGGTGCTGGCGGCTCCGGACGCCACGCTGAAAACGTCCGAGAACTCCCGAGGCGGACGGTTCGCGGCGGTGTACTCGGCCGCCGAGGGAGCTGCCGTGCTGTCGTTCGACGGGCTCGGCGACGTGCCGTCGGGCAAGACGTACCAGCTCTGGCGGATCGTCGGGGGAATCCCGCGGTCGCTGGCGGTGCTGCCCCCGGACGCGCGCGGCGGAACCCGGGTGGTGGGCGACCTGGAGCCGGCCGACGAGTTGGCGGTGAGCGTCGAGGACGAAGGCGGTGCGCCGCAGCCCACCGACGTCTACGCGACCGTGGCGCTGAACTGA
- a CDS encoding ABC transporter substrate-binding protein — protein sequence MLLASAACGGAKVGEDSDSDAGSSGKCGTVNLAINPWVGYEANAAVVAYVAENELGCKVVKKNLLEQVSWQGFSTGVVDVIIENWGHDDLVKKYITDEKVAVDAGPTGNKGEIGWYVPPWLAKAHPDVLEWKNLNKYASQFRTSESGGKGQLLDGDPSYVTNDAALVQNLKLNFKVVYSGSETALITALRQAEQQKKWLLTYFYSPQWFLNEVPAVKVKLPPYTPGCDADPKKVACDYPSYDLNKIVAKKFADSGSPAYTLVKNFTWTNEDQNEVAKSIAVDKMSAEAAAKEWVEANQDKVDAWLKGV from the coding sequence TTGCTGTTGGCTTCCGCGGCCTGCGGCGGTGCCAAGGTCGGTGAGGACTCCGATAGTGACGCCGGGAGCAGCGGCAAGTGCGGGACGGTCAACCTCGCGATCAACCCGTGGGTCGGCTACGAGGCGAACGCCGCCGTCGTCGCGTACGTCGCGGAGAACGAACTCGGCTGCAAGGTCGTCAAGAAGAACCTGCTGGAGCAGGTCTCCTGGCAAGGCTTCTCGACCGGCGTCGTCGACGTGATCATCGAGAACTGGGGCCACGACGACCTGGTCAAGAAGTACATCACCGACGAGAAGGTCGCGGTGGACGCCGGTCCGACCGGCAACAAGGGCGAGATCGGCTGGTACGTGCCGCCGTGGCTGGCGAAGGCGCACCCGGACGTCCTGGAGTGGAAGAACCTCAACAAGTACGCGTCGCAGTTCCGGACGTCGGAGTCCGGCGGCAAGGGTCAGCTGCTCGACGGTGACCCGTCCTACGTCACCAACGACGCCGCGCTCGTGCAGAACCTCAAGCTGAACTTCAAGGTGGTCTACTCCGGGTCGGAGACCGCCCTGATCACCGCTCTGCGCCAGGCGGAGCAGCAGAAGAAGTGGCTGCTGACGTACTTCTACTCCCCGCAGTGGTTCCTCAACGAGGTCCCGGCGGTGAAGGTGAAGCTGCCCCCGTACACGCCGGGTTGTGACGCCGACCCGAAGAAGGTCGCGTGCGACTACCCCTCGTACGACCTGAACAAGATCGTCGCGAAGAAGTTCGCCGACTCGGGGAGCCCGGCGTACACCCTGGTGAAGAACTTCACCTGGACGAACGAGGACCAGAACGAGGTCGCGAAGTCGATCGCGGTGGACAAGATGTCCGCCGAGGCCGCGGCGAAGGAGTGGGTGGAGGCCAACCAGGACAAGGTCGACGCCTGGCTCAAGGGCGTCTGA
- a CDS encoding amidohydrolase family protein: MRIALVDAHMIPADGSPELPTATLLIEDGVITALGPGLRPPPDAEVIDASGLVAIPGLVDGHRHVWQAPLRGIGADMTLADYFRTVLGRALSAYRPEDAHAAALLGAAEALDAGVTTLFDWSNTLVTAEHTDAVVDAFTVAGVRAVVASGSPDREDDARRLAKSTGRVTGALAILGPEAGDWDDAVRHLAFGRELGVTVSFHASGGPGGSVERLADAGLLGPDLNLVHLNAMTDEDAARLVESGAGVTITPVVEATMGHGASPYGRFRDAGGRAGLGTDVVVNATPDLFEPLRDTLRTERMRTHTLVPAADFLPAVTLDSARAIGLADEVGALTVGRRADVVLLDGLSHLTGAGTLAGAVVTALGPANVQTVLVDGRVVKRDGALVDHDLATLRAAGDAIARRVLA; the protein is encoded by the coding sequence ATGCGCATCGCCCTCGTCGACGCCCACATGATCCCCGCCGACGGCAGCCCCGAGCTGCCCACGGCGACCCTGCTGATCGAGGACGGCGTGATCACCGCCCTCGGCCCCGGCCTCCGACCCCCGCCGGACGCCGAGGTGATCGACGCCTCCGGCCTGGTCGCGATACCGGGCTTGGTCGACGGTCACCGGCACGTGTGGCAGGCGCCCCTGCGCGGCATCGGCGCCGACATGACGCTCGCCGACTACTTCCGCACGGTGCTGGGGCGGGCGCTCTCCGCGTACCGCCCGGAGGACGCGCACGCGGCCGCGCTGCTCGGCGCCGCGGAGGCACTCGACGCGGGCGTCACCACGCTGTTCGACTGGAGCAACACGCTGGTGACCGCGGAACACACCGATGCGGTCGTCGACGCGTTCACCGTCGCGGGCGTCCGCGCGGTCGTGGCGTCCGGCTCTCCCGACCGCGAGGACGACGCCAGGCGGCTGGCGAAGAGCACCGGCCGGGTCACCGGAGCGCTCGCGATCCTCGGGCCGGAGGCTGGCGACTGGGACGACGCGGTCCGCCACCTGGCGTTCGGGCGCGAGCTGGGCGTCACCGTGTCGTTCCACGCCTCGGGAGGGCCCGGCGGGTCCGTCGAGCGGCTCGCGGACGCCGGGTTACTCGGCCCGGACCTCAACCTCGTCCACCTGAACGCGATGACCGACGAGGACGCCGCCCGGCTGGTCGAGTCGGGCGCCGGCGTGACGATCACCCCGGTCGTGGAGGCCACGATGGGGCACGGCGCGTCTCCGTACGGGCGGTTCCGCGACGCCGGTGGCCGCGCCGGGCTCGGTACGGACGTCGTCGTGAACGCCACCCCTGACCTGTTCGAGCCGCTCCGGGACACGCTGCGCACCGAGCGGATGCGGACGCACACGCTGGTACCGGCGGCCGACTTCCTCCCGGCCGTCACCCTGGACAGCGCGCGGGCGATCGGGCTGGCCGATGAGGTCGGCGCGCTGACGGTGGGTCGGCGTGCGGACGTGGTTCTGCTCGACGGGTTGTCACACCTGACCGGCGCCGGAACGCTGGCCGGGGCCGTCGTCACCGCGCTGGGGCCGGCCAACGTGCAGACGGTGCTGGTCGACGGCCGGGTCGTCAAGCGGGACGGGGCCCTGGTCGACCACGACCTGGCCACGCTCCGCGCCGCCGGCGACGCCATAGCCCGCCGCGTCCTGGCCTGA
- a CDS encoding rhomboid family intramembrane serine protease, with translation MRARLTWMVFVLTAVFTAVGYAEPAVVDALGRDPAVHDGEVWRLVTPILVNPQGWGQIFNNGIGLLILGAIAERVYGRVRWAVLYLTGGVVGEVYSYAIDYYSAGSSVAVAGLLGGVAVWLLVGSAGLPSAIRAGAGLLLVGAAVLAASGDNHGAPVLAGAVVGAVLIVWARRRGEPLRVPSWE, from the coding sequence ATGCGCGCTCGGCTGACCTGGATGGTGTTCGTCCTCACCGCGGTGTTCACGGCGGTCGGGTACGCCGAACCGGCGGTGGTCGACGCGCTGGGACGTGATCCCGCGGTCCACGACGGCGAGGTCTGGCGCCTGGTGACGCCGATCCTGGTGAACCCGCAAGGCTGGGGCCAGATCTTCAACAACGGCATCGGGCTGCTGATCCTGGGGGCGATCGCCGAGCGGGTCTACGGCCGGGTGCGGTGGGCCGTGCTGTACCTGACCGGCGGAGTCGTCGGCGAGGTCTACAGCTACGCGATCGACTACTACAGCGCGGGCTCGTCGGTGGCGGTCGCCGGGTTGCTGGGCGGCGTCGCGGTGTGGCTTCTCGTCGGTTCGGCCGGGCTGCCGTCGGCGATCCGGGCCGGTGCCGGGCTGCTGCTGGTGGGCGCGGCGGTCCTGGCCGCGTCCGGCGACAACCACGGCGCTCCGGTGCTGGCCGGTGCGGTGGTCGGCGCCGTCCTGATCGTCTGGGCCCGACGTAGGGGAGAGCCGCTTAGAGTTCCCTCATGGGAGTGA
- a CDS encoding helix-turn-helix transcriptional regulator, translating into MADRAQLAEFLRSRREALQPEDVGLPRGPRRRTGGLRREEVAALCGMSADYYTRIEQQRGPNPSEQMLAAIARGLHLSLDERDHLFRIAGFTAPQRSLRTEHLNPGMMRILDRLDDTPAMVLTRLGEALRQTRMAKALLGDQTRFTGMARSTVYRWYTDPRSRLIYPEEDHPIHGRAFTAKLRDAYLIEGKGSRSAAIVDALLAASPEFAAVWAEHDITSTHPDFKRISHPELGVLELQCQTLLDPDQSQTLLVFTAAPGTESYEKLQLLAVLGDRVDI; encoded by the coding sequence ATGGCAGACCGGGCGCAGTTGGCCGAGTTCCTCCGGTCGCGGCGCGAAGCGCTCCAGCCGGAGGACGTCGGGCTGCCCCGCGGCCCGCGCCGCCGCACCGGTGGCCTCCGCCGGGAGGAGGTCGCCGCGCTCTGCGGCATGTCGGCCGACTACTACACCCGGATCGAGCAGCAGCGCGGTCCGAACCCGTCCGAGCAGATGCTCGCCGCGATCGCCCGGGGCCTGCACCTGTCGCTCGACGAGCGGGACCACCTGTTCCGCATCGCCGGGTTCACCGCGCCGCAGCGGTCGCTCCGCACCGAGCACCTCAACCCCGGCATGATGCGGATCCTCGACCGGCTCGACGACACACCGGCGATGGTCCTCACCCGCCTGGGCGAGGCGCTGCGCCAGACCCGGATGGCCAAAGCGCTACTCGGCGACCAGACGCGGTTCACCGGGATGGCCCGCAGCACGGTGTACCGCTGGTACACCGATCCCCGGTCGCGGCTCATCTACCCGGAAGAGGATCACCCGATCCACGGGCGGGCGTTCACCGCGAAGCTGCGCGACGCCTACCTGATCGAGGGCAAGGGCTCCCGGTCCGCCGCGATCGTGGACGCGCTGCTCGCCGCGAGTCCGGAGTTCGCGGCGGTCTGGGCGGAGCACGACATCACCTCCACCCACCCCGATTTCAAGCGCATCAGCCACCCGGAGCTGGGCGTCCTCGAGCTGCAGTGCCAGACGCTCCTGGACCCGGATCAGTCGCAGACCCTGCTGGTCTTCACCGCGGCACCGGGCACCGAGAGCTACGAGAAGTTGCAGCTCCTCGCGGTCCTCGGCGACCGCGTCGACATCTGA
- a CDS encoding MmcQ/YjbR family DNA-binding protein, which translates to MGVTVAEMRALALALPEAVEIETWGHPTFRVRNKMFASCASDDTPEPTATFKATLDEQAELLAEDPGVYGVPAYVGHAGWVQVRLEAIASDVLREHLMDAWRRTAPKRVVAAFDATLDDA; encoded by the coding sequence ATGGGAGTGACCGTGGCGGAGATGCGCGCGCTGGCGCTCGCGCTGCCCGAGGCCGTCGAGATCGAGACGTGGGGGCACCCCACGTTCCGCGTCCGCAATAAAATGTTCGCGTCCTGCGCCTCCGACGACACACCGGAGCCGACCGCCACGTTCAAGGCGACGCTCGACGAGCAGGCGGAGCTGCTCGCCGAGGACCCGGGTGTCTACGGCGTGCCCGCGTACGTCGGGCATGCCGGGTGGGTGCAGGTGCGTCTCGAGGCGATCGCCTCCGACGTCCTCCGCGAGCACCTGATGGACGCGTGGCGCCGCACCGCACCGAAGCGCGTCGTCGCCGCGTTCGACGCCACGCTCGACGACGCCTAA